In the genome of Pempheris klunzingeri isolate RE-2024b chromosome 3, fPemKlu1.hap1, whole genome shotgun sequence, one region contains:
- the mief2 gene encoding mitochondrial dynamics protein MID49, which translates to MNFHGSRRRGEDGITIVIDFLLSNARLVLGVGAAAMLGIATLAVKRLIERAGRAADDEKVEQKMAESWEELSLVSASPTLIRKGIEGVVMKHVAKAAKQKKGDLCQQPQMSPLETQSKSESKSKRLQLCVLSLQERLQQYYHTRAALAPPEVQRAQSLALDICTEIQGFLHSRHPDMPLGEMSLGGSLLDDLQVVSADHACLLVPLQLEASLWRLIPGEETLLTHPLHWMVRRINLEYFPRGRSYWDRHLVGGYLSAEAVVNMFSKAVMETINWPSISSTLDCLVRPVLGGPDLRLEIRPGNEKGEESSSQSLFISMLPLLREADVVLTAQPELTSPWVNAWHLSLYPWETQRLAQLDSADGGYRRHALKILKAVCRLNPALRPLEAAPLANLILHLSDSESDWSEASLDVRFQQCITELIGYLEQAALHSYFKPAVNLLSGLSEDQVDQMGFMLYCAVSEPEILLI; encoded by the exons ATGAACTTCCATGGCAGTCGGAGGCGAGGAGAGGATGGCATCACCATAGTGATTGACTTCCTGCTGTCTAATGCCCGGCTGGTTCTGGGAGTTGGCGCGGCGGCCATGCTAGGAATTGCTACACTGGCAGTGAAACGG CTGATAGAGCGCGCAGGCCGTGCAGCCGACGATGAAAAGGTGGAGCAGAAGATGGCTGAGAGCTGGGAGGAGTTGAGTCTGGTGTCAGCCTCCCCCACATTGATCAGGAAGGGCATAGAGGGCGTGGTGATGAAACACGTTGCCAAAGCAGCCAAACAGAAGAAAG GTGACCTGTGCCAACAACCTCAGATGTCCCCTCTGGAGACGCAGTCTAAATCTGAGTCAAAGTCCAAGAGGCTCCAGCTGTGCGTCCTCAGTTTGCAG GAGCGGCTGCAGCAGTACTATCACACAAGAGCAGCACTGGCTCCTCCTGAGGTCCAGAGGGCTCAGTCTCTCGCTCTGGACATTTGCACTGAGATCCAGGGCTTTCTGCACAGCCGTCATCCTGACATGCCCCTGGGAGAAATGAGCCTCGGAGGTTCTCTACTGGATGACCTGCAg gtggtcAGTGCGGACCATGCGTGTCTGCTGGTGCCTCTACAGCTGGAAGCCTCTCTGTGGCGTCTCATCCCGGGAGAGGAAACACTGCTCACACACCCGCTGCATTGGATGGTCCGACGTATCAATCTGGAATATTTCCCCAGAGGACGCAGCTACTGGGACAG GCACCTTGTGGGCGGTTACCTGTCTGCAGAGGCTGTTGTGAACATGTTCAGTAAAGCTGTCATGGAAACCATAAACTGGCCGTCTATCAGCAGCACTCTGGACTGTCTCGTCAGACCTGTCCTGGGAGGACCAGACCTGAGACTGGAGATtcg GCCTGGaaatgaaaaaggagaggagagtagCAGTCAGTCGCTGTTCATCTCCATGTTGCCTCTGCTGAGGGAGGCCGACGTGGTTCTAACCGCCCAGCCTGAGCTCACCTCTCCTTGGGTCAACGCCTGGCATCTGTCTCTCTACCCTTGGGAGACTCAGCGCCTGGCTCAGCTCGACTCTGCTGACGGCGGATACCGCAGACACGCGCTCAAAATCCTCAAGGCGGTGTGCAGGCTGAACCCCGCCCTGCGGCCTCTCGAAGCCGCCCCACTGGCCAATCTCATCCTGCACCTCAGTGACAGTGAGAGCGACTGGTCCGAGGCCAGCCTGGATGTGAGATTCCAGCAGTGCATCACAGAGCTGATTGGCTACCTCGAACAAGCAGCGTTACACAGTTACTTCAAGCCAGCTGTGAATCTGCTGAGCGGCTTGTCAGAGGACCAGGTGGACCAGATGGGCTTCATGCTCTACTGCGCCGTGTCAGAGCCTGAAATACTGCTGATATaa
- the smcr8b gene encoding guanine nucleotide exchange protein smcr8b yields the protein MIGSPDLLAFTSTEGFSEGEEDQEARSLPEELSVPLLPPSHPWSSSAKFHRDFILVAEFSEQVGPKPVLTIPDDPRVIGSFDLNHFSVRIMSVDYQASGPGHTPPASPGPRLNFSEDSRVVLGDSAQDAFAYVHHMTLYDLEARGMVRPFCMAYVCSDQAKLMENFSELSTCFSQASDSLKTGNRQAFSMELQRKLQELEYTRLTLLQETEHPRTTNGFTDVGQKADELEAVERSILIHRDLLRQVTSYPNRKLKQPDFLPYDPADSLADPTVLLPPEPPLYTSTSTCRRSEHRLKPLQELCNAYFLSLMKEQLANTERRLHGDRSVLQTARVTRSRSRRLTLVNFLFELWSPEDGDEEERESAEAELQRATGSKSGGVEMFQSEPMGLGSFFSCVEEIPIKLEAGEPVTPDPDVPTEMTGSVSSGDSIEVLGTEKSYRTQHVVAGSDSREAPVGMMDASYRRATVDAGVRRVRVFARRANSEDSIEVLSTTESIFPDDLTAITEEEAEHQPLSNGFENEEEILTERKSDEVIKEEKLNATTFVNEDENEGPVQEEDGCVHREPFKQKTVSGEVLIKEEQGTECLGNNQVHEDNSPGKMSKPLQAEEAVESTPQCSEVHQMVPDLHVNFAPPVALAEVDQRSPPCPPLRLLSVDEASDCASFTGSSDAPSPTQNIHSKACSDKRKRRKAGLRALRFLKQNSFSQHAMFCLLSGRPLVVIGGDENLVGKLVDALSLFLPAPGPDGNAMMPSLTTPLQLTDLLTWRLIGIHRSPSSSSLSILHSLTRYSRYLALLDLDQRTLQCPSYSGSLIGRLADPHTGISRGLTYLLHLESGLTALANQALLFTFNPTLRHPNAAAGKDGTEGEDVLSTRGFCSGESDLRVIHFLSDLIKQRHAGRGPPVLRFSYCSVQLHRNTYAT from the exons ATGATCGGGTCACCGGACCTGCTGGCCTTCACCAGCACGGAGGGGTTTtcggagggagaggaggaccaggaggcTCGGAGTCTACCTGAGGAGCTCTCCGTCCCCCTCCTGCCTCCGTCCCACCCCTGGAGCTCCTCCGCCAAGTTTCACCGAGACTTCATCCTGGTGGCCGAGTTCTCCGAGCAg GTGGGACCCAAGCCCGTGCTGACGATACCAGACGACCCCAGAGTCATCGGATCATTTGACCTCAACCACTTCTCCGTTCGCATCATGTCCGTAGACTACCAGGCGTCGGGCCCCGGCCACACCCCTCCCGCATCCCCCGGGCCACGCCTCAACTTCAGCGAGGACTCCAGAGTGGTTCTGGGAGACTCAGCGCAGGACGCGTTTGCATACGTTCACCACATGACCCTGTACGACCTGGAGGCTCGGGGTATGGTGCGTCCTTTCTGCATGGCGTACGTGTGCTCAGACCAGGCGAAGTTGATGGAGAACTTCTCTGAACTGTCGACGTGCTTCTCTCAGGCCTCTGACAGCCTCAAGACGGGAAACAGACAAGCTTTTTCtatggagctgcagaggaaattACAAGAGCTCGA GTACACACGACTGACTCTGCTACAGGAGACAGAACATCCGAGGACGACCAATGGGTTCACAGATGTGGGACAAAAAGCAGATGAGCTTGAAGCTGTGGAGCGTTCGATCTTAATTCACAGAGACCTCCTCCGCCAGGTCACTTCCTACCCAAACAGGAAGCTGAAACagcctgacttcctgccctaCGACCCAGCTGACTCCCTCGCTGATCCGACTGTGTTACTGCCCCCTGAGCCCCCCCTctacacctccacctccacctgccgCAGGTCTGAGCACCGTCTGAAGCCTCTGCAGGAGCTTTGCAACGCCTACTTCCTGTCTCTGATGAAGGAACAGCTGGCTAACACAGAGCGCCGCCTACATGGCGACAGGAGTGTACTGCAAACTGCTCGCGTCACACGGTCACGATCCAGGAGGCTCACGCTCgtcaacttcctgtttgagcTGTGGAGCCCAGAGGAcggagatgaggaggagagagagagcgcagaGGCAGAGCTTCAGAGGGCCACTGGGAGTAAGAGCGGCGGCGTGGAGATGTTTCAGTCGGAGCCGATGGGCCTTGGGTCATTCTTCTCCTGTGTGGAGGAGATCCCGATCAAACTGGAGGCAGGAGAACCTGTGACCCCTGACCCCGATGTTCCCACGGAGATGACAGGAAGTGTGAGCAGCGGGGACAGCATTGAAGTGCTCGGGACAGAGAAATCTTATCGAACGCAGCATGTCGTCGCTGGGTCTGACAGCAGAG AAGCACCAGTCGGGATGATGGACGCCTCTTACAGACGAGCCACAGTGGACGCAGGAGTCAGGCGTGTGCGAGTGTTCGCCAGACGAGCCAACAGCGAGGACAGCATCGAGGTGCTGAGCACCACCGAGTCCATCTTTCCTGACGACCTCACCGCCATCacggaggaggaagcagagcaCCAACCACTGAGTAACGGCTTTGAGAATGAGGAAGAGATACTGACGGAGCGCAAATCCGACGAAGTCATCAAAGAGGAGAAGTTGAATGCGACTACTTTCGTAAATGAGGATGAAAATGAAGGGCCTGTTCAGGAAGAGGACGGTTGTGTTCATAGAGAGCCATTCAAGCAAAAAACTGTTAGTGGTGAGGTTTTAATCAAAGAGGAGCAGGGCACTGAGTGTTTGGGGAACAATCAAGTCCATGAAGACAACAGTCCAGGGAAGATGTCCAAGCCACTGCAAG CTGAAGAAGCAGTGGAGTCGACACCTCAGTGCTCTGAAGTCCATCAGATGGTGCCGGACCTTCATGTGAACTTCGCCCCCCCTGTTGCCCTGGCTGAGGTTGACCAGAGGTCTCCGCCCTGCCCTCCTCTCAGGCTGCTGAGCGTCGACGAGGCGTCTGACTGCGCCAGCTTCACCGGCTCCTCCGACGCACCCTCTCCCACCCAGAATATCCACAGCAAAGCCTGCTCAGataagaggaagagaaggaaggcTGGACTCAGAGCCCTCAGGTTCCTCAAACAGAACTCGTTCTCCCAGCATGCCATGTTTTGTCTCCTGAGCGGCCGGCCGCTGGTTGTCATCGGAGGAGACGAGAATTTGGTCGGAAAACTGGTGGACGCCCTGAGTCTCTTCCTGCCTGCTCCCGGTCCTGATGGAAACGCTATGATGCCGAGTTTGACGACGCCGCTTCAGCTGACCGACCTGCTCACCTGGAGACTGATAGGAATACACAG GTCACCCTCCAGCTCTTCGTTGAGCATTCTTCACTCTCTGACCCGCTACAGTCGTTATTTGGCCCTGCTGGACCTGGACCAGAGGACCCTGCAGTGTCCGTCATACTCGGGCTCTCTCATCGGCAGACTGGCTGACCCTCACACTGGCATCAGCCGAGGCCTCACCTACCTGCTGCACCTGGAGAGCGGCCTGACCGCGCTGGCCAACCAGGCCCTGCTGTTCACATTTAATCCCACTCTACGACATCCAAACGCTGCCGCAGGGAAGGACGGTACAGAGGGAGAGGACGTCCTGTCGACTCGAGGATTCTGCAGCGGTGAGAGCGATTTGAGGGtgattcatttcctgtctgaCCTTATCAAACAGCGCCACGCAGGACGTGGACCACCGGTTTTAAGATTCTCTTACTGCTCAGTGCAACTGCACAGAAATACATACGCAACATAA
- the alkbh5 gene encoding RNA demethylase ALKBH5, which yields MAASGYSDLREKLKSMTPHRDEEKQKYVDGTSNGSGKGRKRKFRDSDDDEYDHSDDSSEQREQEARRVRSSILQKNIFTPEECALIEEKIDDVVAKGEAGLYREHTVDRAPLRNKYFFGEGYTYGAQLEKRGPGQERLYRKGEVDEIPSWVHELVIKRLVSSGVIPEGFVNSAVINDYQPGGCIVSHVDPLHIFARPIVSVSFFSDSALCFGCRFQFKPIRVSEPVFVLPVRRGSVTVLSGYAADDITHCIRPQDIKERRAVIILRKTRPDAPRLDSDSPLSSSPAERPAPLKAKRSHRKADPDAAHRPRVLEMDKEENRHPSVSRHRRHSINSENYWKRGQDSDKHRESSGRKVKMRRH from the exons ATGGCAGCCAGCGGATACTCTGACTTGAGGGAGAAGCTGAAGTCCATGACTCCACACAGAGACGAGGAGAAACAGAAATACGTGGACGGGACGAGTAACGGCAGCGGAAAAGGTCGAAAGCGAAAGTTTCGAGATTCCGACGACGATGAGTACGATCACAGTGATGACAGCTCGGAGCAGCGGGAGCAGGAGGCCCGCCGGGTGAGGAGCAGCATCCTGCAGAAGAACATCTTCACGCCGGAGGAGTGCGCCCTCATCGAGGAGAAGATCGACGACGTGGTGGCCAAGGGAGAGGCTGGACTGTACCGTGAGCACACCGTGGACAGGGCACCCCTCCGCAACAAGTACTTCTTTGGGGAGGGGTACACGTATGGAGCCCAGCTGGAGAAGCGTGGACCTGGCCAGGAGAGGCTGTACCGCAAAGGAGAAGTGGATGAGATCCCGAGCTGGGTGCATGAGCTGGTGATCAAGCGTCTGGTGTCCAGTGGAGTCATCCCAGAGGGGTTCGTCAACAGTGCTGTCATCAATGATTATCAACCGGGCGGCTGCATCGTGTCACATGTAGATCCTCTGCACATCTTTGCACGGCCCATCGTCTCAGTGTCCTTCTTCAGTGACAGCGCGCTCTGCTTCGGCTGCCGCTTCCAGTTCAAACCGATCCGTGTGTCGGAGCCGGTGTTCGTCCTGCCTGTGAGGAGAGGGAGTGTCACAGTGCTCAG TGGCTACGCTGctgatgacatcacccattGCATCCGGCCCCAAGACATCAAGGAGCGGCGCGCAGTCATCATCCTCAGAAA GACCAGACCTGATGCTCCTCGACTGGACTCTGACAGCCCTTTAAGCTCTTCTCCTGCAGAGAGACCCGCTCCTCTAAAAGCCAAACGTTCTCATCGCAAAGCAGATCCTGATGCTGCTCACag GCCGAGAGTTCTCGAGAtggacaaagaggaaaacagacaccCGTCAGTGTCCCGTCACCGTCGCCACAGCATCAACTCAGAGAACTACTGGAAGCGCGGTCAAGACTCTGACAAACACCGGGAGAGTTCGGGACGGAAAGTCAAAATGAGACGCCACTGA